In Phragmites australis chromosome 16, lpPhrAust1.1, whole genome shotgun sequence, one DNA window encodes the following:
- the LOC133896504 gene encoding AUGMIN subunit 1-like → MDHAGEHLDPAAPASASASSSTAVAEVNAWLASLAAEAGSGGGAGGRGGGGAAAELSLGLEPTPRGVAYIRALAAASQARSRAAGIAAAGLRAQAAEYRAEAARLREVLERAGLARDALPPPAAAAARAVAAVGNLLAIRDTEMSSFVVASADLSLRRAEVEEKRDKVHKESKALLDYTRKAITKLTELKKMLEKLRNDVEKQQMEQIEDWQTKLVMMDSKERQYVLQVSNYKAMLNRVGYTPEINHGVLMEMAEHKKDLERKTKPIADTLRSYQDLPPDKALAALAIEDKKRQYAAAEKYLEDVLQSALTTPSL, encoded by the exons ATGGATCACGCCGGCGAGCACCTCGACCCCGCCGCCCCGgcgtccgcctccgcctcctcctctacGGCAGTCGCCGAGGTCAACGCGTGGCTGGCATCCCTCGCGGCGGAGGCCGGGTCCGGGGGCGGAGCTGGAgggcgcgggggcggcggcgcggccgcgGAGCTGTCGCTGGGGCTCGAACCTACGCCACGCGGAGTGGCGTATATCCGCGCGCTCGCAGCGGCGTCGCAGGCGCGGTCCCGGGCCGCAGGGATCGCGGCCGCCGGGCTGCGCGCGCAGGCCGCTGAATACCGCGCCGAGGCGGCGCGCCTGCGGGAGGTGCTCGAGCGGGCGGGCCTCGCTCGGGACGCACTCCCGCCgcctgccgcggcggcggcgcgcgctgTTGCCGCCGTGGGTAACCTTCTAGCCATCCGTGACACCGAGATGAGCAG CTTTGTGGTGGCTAGTGCGGACTTGTCGCTGAGGCGAGCAGAGGTGGAGGAGAAGAGGGACAAAGTACATAAGGAATCAAAGGCACTCCTTGATTACACGAGGAAGGCCATAACCAAGCTTACTGAGCTCAAGAA GATGCTGGAGAAATTAAGAAATGATGTCGAGAAGCAACAAATGGAGCAAATAGAGGATTGGCAGACAAAGCTAGTCATGATGGACTCAAAGGAACGACAGTATGTTCTCCAAGTCTCAAATTATAAG GCAATGCTTAATCGAGTGGGTTATACACCGGAGATCAATCATGGTGTGTTGATGGAAATGGCTGAGCATAAGAAGGATCTTGAGAGGAAGACAAAACCCATCGCGGACACATTAAGAAGCTACCAGGATTTACCACCA GACAAAGCTTTAGCTGCGCTAGCTATAGAAGACAAAAAGAGGCAATATGCAGCTGCAGAGAAATATCTTGAAGACGTGTTGCAATCTGCTTTAACCACTCCTAGCCTATGA